One part of the Arthrobacter sp. EM1 genome encodes these proteins:
- a CDS encoding DegV family protein — translation MPHRDPAGWPWLKERLNGLRQARVPAMDPGSGAAPDGVRTAVVTDSAAALPADWVRAVSAGGELTVVPMPVMVGTEIYGEGEDDIADTIAVALASGKPVKTSRPSPGQFEQAYVAAQRNGFESVVSLHISGELSGTVDSARLAAAKVSIPVDVLDSRTVGMAQGMAVQCAVSAAAQGKAAAAVRECAEYGLARSKVYFYVPSLEQLRRGGRIGAAASLWGTMFAIKPILAVEDGRVVPLEKVRSAAKAIARLREIAVADAISRPPGRALLAVHHFGNPAEAKQLAAELAAAVPGCLPVQISALPAVLAAHAGLGVLAVIVGESGTPAARVPSAAS, via the coding sequence GTGCCCCACCGCGACCCAGCGGGGTGGCCGTGGCTGAAGGAGCGCCTCAACGGGTTGCGCCAGGCCAGGGTCCCCGCAATGGACCCCGGGTCCGGGGCTGCCCCGGATGGAGTCCGGACGGCCGTGGTCACGGACTCTGCCGCAGCACTTCCGGCCGACTGGGTACGCGCGGTATCCGCCGGCGGGGAGCTGACGGTCGTCCCGATGCCTGTGATGGTCGGCACTGAAATCTACGGCGAGGGCGAGGACGACATCGCGGATACCATCGCCGTGGCCCTGGCGAGCGGCAAACCCGTCAAGACCTCCCGACCTTCACCCGGCCAGTTTGAACAGGCTTATGTGGCCGCCCAGCGCAATGGCTTCGAGTCCGTTGTGTCGCTCCACATTTCCGGGGAACTCTCCGGCACGGTGGACTCCGCCCGGCTGGCTGCCGCCAAGGTGAGCATCCCGGTGGACGTCCTGGACTCGCGCACCGTCGGTATGGCTCAGGGAATGGCGGTCCAATGCGCAGTCAGCGCTGCCGCGCAAGGCAAGGCAGCCGCCGCCGTGCGTGAGTGCGCTGAATACGGGCTGGCCCGCTCCAAGGTCTACTTCTACGTACCCAGCCTCGAGCAGCTCCGGCGCGGCGGACGGATCGGAGCCGCGGCTTCTCTCTGGGGGACCATGTTCGCGATCAAGCCAATCCTTGCGGTCGAGGACGGCAGGGTCGTTCCGCTGGAGAAGGTCAGGTCCGCAGCGAAAGCCATCGCACGGCTCCGGGAGATCGCAGTGGCCGACGCCATTAGCCGGCCCCCGGGGCGGGCGCTCCTCGCTGTCCACCACTTTGGTAACCCGGCGGAGGCTAAACAGCTCGCCGCGGAGCTGGCCGCAGCCGTCCCGGGATGTCTGCCCGTCCAGATCAGCGCACTCCCCGCCGTGCTCGCTGCCCACGCCGGGCTCGGAGTGCTGGCGGTTATTGTGGGGGAGAGCGGCACGCCGGCAGCACGGGTGCCGTCTGCCGCCTCCTGA
- a CDS encoding helix-hairpin-helix domain-containing protein, translating to MPRHDPESPPSPEAVPSGRRLSAAVTPAFRGAEDFRPASAGDSPVSGLLSGPPGTGRAAEQRVPGQADAPASRGPRLRWRTGHRAATLLCLVAMALLGCFWWQASNTATQVSPLGAVSTAEPGAEPGAEPAPELGTAPATGPGTGAVAADRITVHVAGAVVHAGIVELASGSRLHEAISAAGGGAPDADPGQLNLAAVLEDGQKVVVPRQGESTGPAGAAAAGAAGAADGPDSAGGPPPPGGKINLNTAGVDELETLPRVGPVLARRIVEWRSQHGRFERVEELDAVDGVGAKMLAALLPLVRV from the coding sequence ATGCCGCGTCACGATCCGGAAAGCCCGCCCAGCCCCGAGGCCGTCCCTTCCGGCCGCAGGTTGTCGGCCGCCGTGACTCCTGCCTTCCGGGGTGCCGAGGACTTTAGGCCTGCCTCCGCCGGTGACAGCCCCGTCTCCGGCCTGCTCAGCGGGCCACCCGGGACCGGGCGCGCCGCGGAACAGCGCGTTCCGGGCCAGGCGGATGCGCCGGCCAGCCGCGGACCCCGGCTCCGATGGCGGACCGGACACCGCGCAGCTACCTTGCTGTGCCTGGTGGCGATGGCGCTCCTTGGCTGCTTCTGGTGGCAGGCATCGAACACCGCAACCCAGGTCAGCCCGCTCGGCGCCGTCAGCACCGCGGAACCCGGCGCGGAACCCGGCGCGGAACCCGCTCCGGAACTTGGGACGGCACCTGCGACGGGACCTGGGACGGGAGCCGTCGCAGCCGACCGGATCACCGTGCACGTGGCGGGCGCGGTGGTCCATGCCGGAATCGTGGAGTTGGCATCGGGGAGCCGCCTGCACGAGGCGATTTCGGCGGCGGGAGGCGGAGCGCCCGATGCGGACCCCGGCCAGCTTAATCTCGCGGCCGTGTTGGAAGACGGACAAAAGGTCGTTGTGCCGCGGCAGGGTGAAAGTACCGGGCCGGCCGGAGCTGCTGCCGCTGGGGCGGCCGGCGCCGCGGACGGGCCGGACTCGGCCGGCGGGCCCCCTCCTCCGGGCGGAAAGATCAACCTGAACACTGCCGGCGTCGACGAACTGGAGACCCTGCCGCGCGTCGGCCCGGTGCTGGCCCGGCGGATTGTCGAGTGGCGGTCCCAGCACGGCCGCTTTGAACGGGTCGAGGAGCTGGATGCCGTGGATGGCGTAGGGGCCAAGATGCT
- the leuS gene encoding leucine--tRNA ligase, whose amino-acid sequence MSVQPETETGTPAVAAETPDEGAYSFAAMEAKWPQVWEDLKVFTPVDDGSKERRYVLDMFPYPSGDLHMGHAEAFAMGDVVARYLRQQGFDVLHPIGWDSFGLPAENAAIKRNAHPSEWTYANIDTQAASFKRYAISADWSRRIHTSDPEYYRWTQWLFKRFYERGLAYRKNSPVNWCPKDQTVLANEQVVNGACERCGTPVTKKSLNQWYFKITDYADRLLDDMDELRGHWPERVLAMQKNWIGRSEGAHVTFVIEAEGGKAAQDVTVFTTRPDTLYGATFFVVAADAPIAVELVTGEHAAALDAYREQVKALSEIERQSTEREKTGVFTGRYATNPLNGEKLPVWAADYVLADYGTGAIMAVPAHDQRDLDFARTFDLPVRAVLDTGEEDPASSGTATTGEGTLINSGALDGLPKAEAIPAAIEILQQQGTGEKFVNFRLRDWLLSRQRFWGTPIPIIHCPSCGEVPVPDEQLPVTLPADLRGEDLSPKGTSPLAAVESWVNVDCPVCHGPARRDTDTMDTFVDSSWYFLRFVSPDYTGGPFDPAKINDWMPVGQYVGGVEHAILHLLYARFFTKVIHDLGMIDTDEPFSALLNQGQVLNGGKAMSKSLGNGVDLGEQLDKFGVDAVRLTMIFASPPEDDVDWADVSPSGSAKFLARAWRLGQDVTSAPGVNFAAGDRALRTVTHRTIADAEALLDHNKFNVVVAKLMELVNATRKTIDAGAGGSDPAVREAVETVAVILSLFAPYTAEDLWNVLGHPASVANAGWPAHDESLLVQDTVTAVVQVQGKVRDRLDVSPAIGEDELRELALASENVQRALDGRDIRTVIVRAPKLVNIVPA is encoded by the coding sequence GTGAGCGTTCAGCCGGAGACAGAGACCGGAACACCAGCAGTCGCAGCGGAGACGCCTGACGAGGGTGCCTACAGCTTTGCCGCCATGGAGGCCAAATGGCCGCAGGTCTGGGAGGACCTCAAGGTCTTCACACCCGTCGATGACGGGTCCAAGGAACGGCGGTATGTCCTGGACATGTTCCCGTACCCGTCCGGGGATCTGCACATGGGCCACGCAGAGGCCTTCGCCATGGGCGACGTCGTCGCGCGTTACCTCCGACAGCAGGGCTTCGATGTGCTGCACCCGATTGGCTGGGACTCCTTCGGACTGCCCGCCGAGAACGCGGCGATTAAGCGCAACGCGCACCCCAGCGAGTGGACCTATGCCAACATCGACACCCAGGCTGCCTCGTTCAAGCGCTACGCCATCTCTGCGGACTGGTCCCGTCGGATCCACACCTCCGACCCGGAGTATTACCGCTGGACCCAGTGGCTCTTTAAGCGCTTCTATGAACGCGGCCTGGCCTACCGCAAGAACTCCCCGGTCAACTGGTGCCCCAAGGACCAGACCGTGCTGGCCAACGAACAGGTCGTCAACGGCGCCTGTGAACGGTGCGGCACTCCGGTCACAAAGAAGTCGCTGAACCAGTGGTACTTCAAAATCACCGACTACGCAGACCGGCTCCTTGATGACATGGATGAACTGCGCGGCCACTGGCCCGAGCGTGTCCTGGCCATGCAGAAGAACTGGATCGGCCGATCCGAGGGTGCCCACGTCACCTTCGTGATCGAGGCCGAGGGCGGCAAGGCCGCCCAGGACGTTACGGTCTTCACGACCCGCCCGGACACCCTCTACGGCGCGACGTTCTTCGTCGTCGCCGCCGACGCGCCGATCGCCGTCGAGCTGGTCACCGGGGAACACGCCGCGGCCCTGGACGCGTACCGGGAACAGGTCAAGGCGCTTTCCGAAATCGAGCGACAGTCCACTGAGCGGGAAAAAACCGGAGTTTTCACCGGCCGTTATGCCACCAACCCGCTGAACGGCGAGAAACTGCCCGTCTGGGCGGCCGACTATGTGCTGGCCGACTACGGCACCGGAGCCATTATGGCCGTCCCTGCCCACGACCAGCGCGACCTCGACTTTGCCCGCACCTTCGACCTGCCGGTCCGGGCAGTGCTGGATACGGGGGAAGAAGATCCCGCATCCAGCGGTACTGCCACCACGGGTGAGGGAACCCTGATCAACTCCGGTGCCCTGGATGGACTGCCCAAGGCAGAAGCCATTCCGGCCGCCATCGAGATCCTGCAGCAGCAGGGCACGGGCGAAAAATTCGTGAACTTCCGCCTGCGCGACTGGTTGCTCAGCCGGCAGCGGTTCTGGGGCACCCCGATCCCGATCATCCACTGTCCCTCCTGCGGGGAAGTCCCGGTCCCGGACGAACAGCTCCCGGTTACCCTGCCGGCAGACCTGCGGGGCGAGGACCTCTCCCCCAAGGGCACCTCCCCGCTGGCCGCCGTCGAAAGCTGGGTCAATGTCGACTGCCCCGTTTGCCACGGGCCGGCCAGGCGGGACACTGACACCATGGACACCTTTGTGGACTCGTCCTGGTACTTCCTGCGCTTCGTCTCCCCGGACTACACCGGGGGGCCGTTCGACCCCGCCAAGATCAATGACTGGATGCCGGTGGGCCAGTACGTCGGCGGCGTGGAGCATGCCATTTTGCACTTGCTCTATGCCCGTTTTTTCACCAAGGTCATCCATGACCTTGGCATGATCGACACCGACGAGCCGTTCAGCGCCCTGTTGAACCAAGGCCAGGTACTCAACGGCGGTAAGGCCATGAGCAAGTCCCTGGGCAACGGCGTTGACCTGGGCGAGCAGCTGGACAAATTCGGCGTCGACGCCGTCCGGCTCACCATGATCTTCGCCTCGCCGCCGGAGGACGACGTCGACTGGGCAGACGTGTCGCCGTCGGGCTCCGCCAAGTTCCTCGCCCGCGCCTGGCGGCTGGGACAGGATGTCACCAGCGCACCCGGCGTCAACTTTGCCGCCGGGGACCGGGCCCTGCGTACCGTTACGCACCGCACAATCGCCGACGCCGAAGCCCTGCTTGACCACAACAAGTTCAATGTGGTGGTCGCCAAGCTGATGGAACTGGTCAACGCGACCCGAAAGACGATTGACGCCGGGGCGGGCGGCTCCGACCCGGCGGTCCGCGAAGCCGTTGAGACCGTCGCTGTCATTCTGAGCCTCTTCGCGCCGTACACGGCCGAGGATCTCTGGAACGTGCTGGGACACCCCGCCTCGGTGGCCAACGCAGGCTGGCCGGCACACGACGAGTCCCTCCTGGTGCAGGACACGGTCACCGCCGTCGTCCAGGTCCAGGGCAAGGTTCGCGACCGGCTGGACGTCTCACCGGCGATCGGCGAGGACGAACTGCGCGAATTGGCGCTGGCCTCGGAAAACGTCCAGCGGGCCCTCGACGGCCGCGATATCCGCACGGTAATCGTGCGGGCGCCTAAACTGGTCAACATCGTCCCGGCCTAA